In one window of Streptomyces roseofulvus DNA:
- a CDS encoding NAD(P)H-binding protein, whose protein sequence is MSIVVTGATGQLGRLVVDALLADPTVPAGSVAAVVRNKEKAADLAERGVELRIADYSRPETLADAFAAGDRVLLISGSEVGQRVPQHAAVIDAAKAAGVAQLAYTGVLGGPDADFDLAAEHKETEALILASGLPYTFLRNGWYSENYTANLAPVLAHGAVVANAGEGRVASASRADYAAAAAAVLSGPAAEHLNRAYELSGDEAWSLAEYAAEVGARAGREIAYTNVPAETHLEILTGAGVPEPFAAILVDVDKAIERGALAIRTGDLARLIGRPTTPIGTTIGEALAAAE, encoded by the coding sequence ATGAGCATCGTCGTCACCGGAGCCACCGGACAGCTCGGCCGTCTCGTCGTCGACGCCCTCCTCGCCGACCCGACCGTCCCCGCCGGCTCCGTCGCCGCCGTGGTGCGGAACAAGGAGAAGGCCGCCGACCTGGCGGAGCGCGGCGTCGAGCTGCGGATCGCCGACTACAGCCGCCCCGAGACACTGGCCGACGCCTTCGCGGCGGGCGACCGGGTGCTGCTGATCTCCGGCAGCGAGGTCGGGCAGCGGGTGCCGCAGCACGCCGCCGTGATCGACGCGGCCAAGGCGGCGGGCGTGGCCCAGCTGGCGTACACCGGCGTGCTCGGCGGCCCGGACGCCGACTTCGACCTGGCGGCGGAGCACAAGGAGACCGAGGCGCTGATCCTGGCCTCGGGGCTGCCGTACACCTTCCTCCGCAACGGCTGGTACAGCGAGAACTACACGGCGAACCTGGCCCCCGTCCTCGCCCACGGAGCCGTCGTCGCCAACGCGGGCGAGGGCCGGGTCGCCTCCGCCTCCCGCGCCGACTACGCGGCCGCCGCGGCGGCGGTGCTGAGCGGGCCGGCCGCGGAGCACCTGAACCGGGCGTACGAGCTGAGCGGCGACGAGGCGTGGTCGCTGGCGGAGTACGCGGCGGAGGTCGGCGCCCGCGCCGGCCGGGAGATCGCGTACACGAACGTGCCGGCCGAGACGCACCTGGAGATCCTGACGGGCGCCGGGGTGCCGGAGCCCTTCGCGGCGATCCTCGTCGACGTCGACAAGGCGATCGAGCGGGGCGCGCTGGCGATCCGGACCGGTGACCTGGCGCGGCTGATCGGCCGCCCGACGACCCCGATCGGCACCACGATCGGCGAGGCGCTGGCGGCGGCGGAGTAG
- a CDS encoding helix-turn-helix domain-containing protein — MCPSRLVLEHVTSRWGVLVQIALLERSYRFSELRRRIGGVSEKMLTQTLQTLERDGFVHREARPVIPPRVDYSLTPLGEESARRVRELALWTESRVPAVEAARARYDAERG, encoded by the coding sequence ATGTGCCCGTCCCGTCTCGTCCTGGAGCACGTGACCAGCCGCTGGGGCGTCCTCGTCCAGATCGCCCTCCTGGAGCGCTCGTACCGCTTCAGCGAACTGCGGCGGCGGATCGGCGGCGTCAGCGAGAAGATGCTGACCCAGACCCTCCAGACCCTGGAGCGCGACGGCTTCGTCCACCGCGAGGCCCGGCCCGTCATCCCGCCCCGCGTCGACTACAGCCTCACCCCGCTCGGCGAGGAGTCCGCCCGCCGCGTCAGGGAGCTGGCCCTCTGGACCGAGTCCCGGGTCCCCGCCGTCGAGGCGGCCCGCGCCCGCTACGACGCGGAGCGCGGGTGA
- a CDS encoding 2-oxoacid:ferredoxin oxidoreductase subunit beta: MPENLLSLVPKAEAAQTMKDFKSDQEVRWCPGCGDYAVLAAVQGFMPELGLAKENIVFVSGIGCSSRFPYYMNTYGMHSIHGRAPAIATGLATSRRDLSVWVVTGDGDALSIGGNHLIHALRRNVNLKILLFNNRIYGLTKGQYSPTSEVGKITKSTPMGSLDAPFNPVSLALGAEATFVARTVDSDRKHLTEVLRQAADHDGTALVEIYQNCNIFNDGAFEVLKDKDQAKEAVIRLEHGQPIRFGAENEKGVVRDPATGDLEVVTVTPENESRVLVHDAHAASPTTAFALSRLADPDTLHQTPIGVLRSVERPVYDTLMADQLDRAAAQQGEGDLTRLLAGNDTWTVVG, from the coding sequence ATGCCTGAGAACCTGCTGAGCCTGGTGCCCAAGGCCGAGGCCGCCCAGACGATGAAGGACTTCAAGTCGGACCAGGAGGTCCGCTGGTGCCCCGGCTGCGGCGACTACGCCGTCCTCGCCGCCGTCCAGGGCTTCATGCCCGAGCTGGGCCTGGCGAAGGAGAACATCGTCTTCGTCTCCGGCATCGGCTGCTCCTCCCGCTTCCCGTACTACATGAACACCTACGGGATGCACTCCATCCACGGCCGCGCCCCGGCCATCGCCACCGGCCTGGCGACCTCGCGCCGCGACCTGTCGGTGTGGGTGGTGACCGGCGACGGCGACGCGCTGTCGATCGGCGGCAACCACCTGATCCACGCCCTGCGCCGCAACGTGAACCTGAAGATCCTGCTCTTCAACAACCGGATCTACGGCCTCACCAAGGGCCAGTACTCCCCCACCTCCGAGGTCGGCAAGATCACCAAGTCGACCCCGATGGGCTCCCTCGACGCCCCCTTCAACCCGGTGTCGCTCGCCCTCGGCGCGGAGGCCACCTTCGTCGCCCGCACGGTCGACTCCGACCGCAAGCACCTCACCGAGGTGCTGCGCCAGGCCGCCGACCACGACGGCACCGCACTGGTGGAGATCTACCAGAACTGCAACATCTTCAACGACGGCGCCTTCGAGGTCCTCAAGGACAAGGACCAGGCCAAGGAGGCCGTGATCCGCCTGGAGCACGGGCAGCCGATCCGCTTCGGCGCCGAGAACGAGAAGGGCGTCGTCCGCGACCCGGCCACCGGCGACCTGGAGGTCGTCACGGTGACGCCGGAGAACGAGTCGCGCGTCCTCGTCCACGACGCCCACGCGGCCTCGCCGACGACCGCCTTCGCCCTCTCCCGCCTCGCCGACCCGGACACCCTCCACCAGACGCCCATCGGCGTCCTCCGCTCGGTGGAACGCCCGGTCTACGACACCCTCATGGCCGACCAGCTCGACCGGGCCGCGGCCCAGCAGGGCGAGGGCGACCTCACCCGCCTGCTGGCGGGCAACGACACCTGGACGGTGGTCGGCTGA